From the genome of Halorussus caseinilyticus, one region includes:
- a CDS encoding conditioned medium-induced protein 4, which translates to MDEKTEELRDIFMDVTDESTVTEQQEETHGSLSSETAVEERLEEVVGRMRERYDFGTTFSDEELVTVVRGFYAGDSDAEIARSLGDASLGKTVARARIDLHLLREDDSDAPFDVDDLRELLDAGASAAECADELDVSESTVRRYRRVVETQQERRTVNDQFRNEFENVLQDRELSDRMTEGVQEDGLDDATEGMETNVSF; encoded by the coding sequence ATGGACGAGAAGACAGAGGAACTCCGTGACATCTTCATGGATGTCACCGACGAATCCACCGTCACCGAACAACAGGAGGAGACCCACGGGTCCCTGAGTTCGGAGACGGCGGTCGAGGAACGCCTCGAAGAAGTCGTCGGCCGGATGCGCGAGCGCTACGACTTCGGAACGACGTTCTCGGACGAGGAACTCGTGACGGTCGTCCGGGGCTTCTACGCGGGCGACTCCGACGCCGAAATCGCCCGAAGTCTCGGCGACGCTTCGCTCGGCAAGACCGTCGCGCGCGCCCGCATCGACCTCCACCTCCTGCGCGAGGACGACTCGGACGCGCCGTTCGACGTGGACGACCTGCGCGAGTTGCTCGACGCGGGCGCTTCGGCGGCCGAGTGCGCCGACGAACTCGACGTGAGCGAATCGACCGTTCGACGCTATCGCCGGGTCGTCGAGACCCAACAGGAGCGCCGGACCGTCAACGACCAGTTCCGCAACGAGTTCGAGAACGTCCTGCAGGACCGGGAACTCTCCGACCGGATGACCGAGGGCGTCCAAGAGGACGGACTGGACGACGCCACCGAGGGGATGGAGACCAACGTTTCCTTCTGA
- a CDS encoding biotin transporter BioY, with protein sequence MSTDTASVELVGEQTVENVARAALLAALTGAFAYVSFPNPFSPAPVSLQVLGVFLAGILLGPAWGGVSMALYLVAGAVGAPVFAGGSAGVGALLGPTGGYLWSYPVAAFAVGAIVHGGLRLGDPDECGLGRLVAGMVAGTAVIYAFGVVGMALVLGMTLQKAFVAGALAFIPAEAFKMAAAVGVVRSDQITAE encoded by the coding sequence ATGAGTACCGACACGGCTTCGGTCGAACTCGTCGGCGAACAGACGGTCGAGAACGTCGCTCGCGCGGCGTTACTGGCCGCGCTCACCGGCGCGTTCGCCTACGTCTCGTTCCCGAACCCCTTCTCGCCAGCGCCCGTCAGCCTCCAAGTGCTTGGCGTCTTCCTTGCCGGAATCCTGCTCGGTCCGGCGTGGGGCGGCGTCTCGATGGCGCTGTACCTCGTCGCCGGAGCGGTCGGCGCGCCCGTCTTCGCGGGCGGGTCGGCGGGCGTCGGCGCGCTCCTCGGTCCGACCGGGGGCTACCTCTGGTCGTACCCCGTCGCGGCGTTCGCGGTCGGCGCAATCGTCCACGGCGGCCTGCGACTCGGCGACCCCGACGAGTGTGGTCTCGGCCGCCTCGTCGCCGGGATGGTCGCCGGAACCGCGGTCATCTACGCCTTCGGCGTGGTCGGTATGGCGCTCGTCCTCGGCATGACGCTCCAGAAAGCGTTCGTCGCGGGGGCGCTGGCGTTCATTCCCGCCGAGGCGTTCAAGATGGCCGCCGCAGTCGGCGTCGTCCGGAGCGACCAAATCACCGCAGAGTAG
- a CDS encoding energy-coupling factor ABC transporter ATP-binding protein translates to MIETRELVHRYGASGASDGDPPAAVDGVSLSIPDGEFVLLAGANGSGKTTLVRHFNGLLEPDEGEVLVDGTSVSEDLVAARTRVGMVFQQPRDGFVSATVGADVAFGPENLGLPREEIDRRVEESLAAVNMAGRRDERIDELSGGERERVAIAGALAMDPDHLVLDEPFTGLDAPARESVVEQLRRLKESGTGVVLVTHDLRDAFELADRVVALADGRVAVDAAPADARERLPDIGVRVP, encoded by the coding sequence ATGATAGAGACCCGCGAACTGGTCCACCGGTACGGCGCGAGTGGTGCGTCGGACGGGGACCCACCGGCGGCGGTCGATGGCGTCTCGCTGTCGATTCCGGACGGCGAGTTCGTCCTGCTGGCGGGCGCGAACGGGTCGGGCAAGACCACGCTGGTCCGCCACTTCAACGGCCTGCTCGAACCCGACGAGGGCGAGGTGCTGGTTGACGGCACGTCGGTCTCCGAGGACCTCGTGGCCGCCCGGACCCGCGTCGGGATGGTGTTCCAGCAACCCCGCGACGGGTTCGTCTCGGCGACGGTCGGCGCGGACGTGGCATTCGGCCCGGAGAACCTCGGTCTCCCACGCGAGGAAATCGACCGCCGAGTCGAGGAAAGCCTCGCCGCCGTGAACATGGCGGGACGCCGCGACGAGCGAATCGACGAACTCTCGGGCGGCGAGCGAGAGCGAGTCGCCATCGCGGGGGCGCTAGCGATGGACCCCGACCACCTCGTGTTAGACGAACCGTTCACGGGACTCGACGCCCCGGCGCGCGAGTCGGTGGTCGAGCAGTTGCGGCGTCTAAAGGAGTCTGGCACCGGCGTCGTCCTCGTGACTCACGACCTGCGGGACGCCTTCGAACTCGCCGACCGAGTGGTCGCACTGGCGGACGGACGCGTGGCCGTGGACGCCGCGCCCGCGGACGCGCGCGAACGACTCCCCGACATCGGCGTCCGAGTCCCGTGA
- a CDS encoding energy-coupling factor transporter transmembrane component T family protein — translation MTLSYLPGDSLAHRLDPRTKLAFQVAFAAAAFAHTTPRGLLALTAVAFVVLRASGLGARETLVGYRFVFPFLLAGPLLSALTLGPPWLRVEQGFESLLASYRVVLVLFASAAYLRTTPVRDSRAAIQHLVPGKTGRLLGTGVGFVFRFLPVLQADLRRIRDASAARLGDQRGLVERMRLVGVSGLARALSRSDRFALALRARCFAWNPTLPHLSLSRTDVPVAVVSLGLLAWAIV, via the coding sequence GTGACGCTGAGCTATCTGCCGGGCGACTCGCTGGCCCACCGACTCGACCCCCGGACGAAACTGGCCTTTCAGGTCGCGTTCGCGGCCGCGGCGTTCGCGCACACGACGCCTCGCGGTCTGCTCGCGCTGACGGCAGTCGCGTTCGTCGTCCTCCGAGCGTCCGGTCTCGGCGCGCGCGAGACGCTGGTCGGGTACCGCTTCGTCTTCCCGTTCCTGCTGGCGGGTCCCCTGCTTTCGGCGCTGACGCTCGGTCCCCCGTGGCTTCGGGTGGAACAGGGGTTCGAGAGTCTGCTCGCCAGCTATCGGGTCGTCCTCGTGTTGTTCGCAAGCGCGGCCTACCTCCGGACGACCCCCGTCAGGGACTCGCGGGCGGCGATTCAGCACCTCGTGCCCGGAAAGACGGGCCGACTTCTCGGCACCGGCGTCGGGTTCGTCTTCCGGTTCCTTCCCGTCTTGCAGGCCGACCTGCGCCGGATTCGGGACGCGTCGGCCGCCCGACTCGGCGACCAGCGCGGACTGGTCGAGCGGATGCGACTCGTCGGCGTCTCGGGACTGGCGCGGGCGCTCTCGCGGTCCGACAGGTTCGCGTTGGCGCTCCGCGCCCGGTGTTTCGCGTGGAACCCGACGCTTCCCCACCTCTCGCTCTCGCGGACCGACGTACCGGTGGCGGTGGTGAGTCTCGGACTGCTGGCGTGGGCGATAGTCTAA
- a CDS encoding heterodisulfide reductase-related iron-sulfur binding cluster, with amino-acid sequence MARFVLAQAGSDVTRPTLWKIGHFGEAIFYYLAAVAIAIFAVGVYERFSTYADGTESWFDRLDDLTGRIVSATKIVFSNQKQFDRDLYAGLMHAFIFWGFLTLFIGTTILMIDMDIWTKALGQDSFFVGAFYLSYSLVMDAMGLLFVVGVGMAIYRRYWVREGRLWGKHTSTEDDLFIWALFLLGVGGYVTEGVRILGTSATRDVSFETVSFVGWFVYDVMELAGVTPEMAAAAYPAIWWSHAILALAFVAAVPYAKPFHMISSFANVVTRDEKAGKRLPGVPDDASPEEIGHGSIEDFSWKELLDHDACTKCGRCSSVCPAKASGRPLDPRDVILDLKQYREDLDAGRTEEKDIIADGGASVINSETMESCMSCMACMDACPVEIEHVEQFTQMNRRLTESGQMDPNVQDTMMNVFQNGNTFGEPQRKRPDWADELDFEIPDAREQSVEYLWYVGDYPSFDERNRKVARSLATILEESGVEYGILYDDEQADGNDVRRVGEEGLYEMLVEDNAAAIGDCDYDKIVCTDPHSYNTFKNEYPEFEECEWSEDDVFHYTQVVENLFRELGLSGSELDYTVTYHDPCHLGRYNDEYEAPREIVRATGCELDEMPRNRDDSFCCGGGGGGLWMDFEEDPKPSEERLREALNDTDSGSRVEKFVVACPMCMTMYEDGRKTGGYEDDIEIVDVSELLVEAIGQKERVEVAAD; translated from the coding sequence ATGGCAAGATTTGTGCTGGCGCAGGCGGGGTCCGACGTGACCCGCCCGACGTTGTGGAAGATAGGCCACTTCGGAGAGGCCATCTTCTACTACCTCGCGGCGGTGGCGATAGCCATTTTCGCCGTCGGCGTCTACGAACGGTTCTCTACCTACGCGGACGGAACCGAGTCGTGGTTCGACCGCCTCGACGACCTGACGGGACGAATCGTCTCGGCGACCAAAATCGTCTTCTCGAACCAGAAGCAGTTCGACCGGGACCTCTACGCGGGCCTGATGCACGCGTTCATCTTCTGGGGCTTTCTGACCCTGTTCATCGGGACGACCATCCTGATGATAGACATGGACATCTGGACGAAGGCCCTCGGGCAGGACTCCTTTTTCGTCGGCGCGTTCTACCTCTCGTACTCGCTGGTGATGGACGCGATGGGTCTGCTGTTCGTGGTCGGCGTCGGTATGGCCATCTACCGGCGCTACTGGGTCCGGGAGGGTCGGCTCTGGGGCAAACACACCTCCACCGAGGACGACCTGTTCATCTGGGCGCTCTTCCTGTTGGGCGTCGGCGGCTACGTCACCGAGGGCGTCCGAATCCTCGGGACGAGCGCGACCCGCGACGTGTCGTTCGAGACGGTGAGTTTCGTCGGGTGGTTCGTCTACGACGTGATGGAACTCGCGGGCGTGACCCCCGAGATGGCGGCCGCGGCCTACCCCGCCATCTGGTGGTCCCACGCAATCTTGGCGCTCGCGTTCGTCGCCGCGGTTCCGTACGCCAAGCCGTTCCACATGATTTCGAGTTTCGCCAACGTCGTCACCCGCGACGAGAAGGCGGGCAAGCGACTTCCCGGCGTGCCCGACGACGCCAGTCCCGAGGAAATCGGACACGGGTCCATCGAGGACTTCTCGTGGAAGGAACTACTCGACCACGACGCCTGTACCAAGTGCGGCCGGTGTTCGTCGGTCTGTCCCGCGAAAGCGTCGGGCCGACCCCTCGACCCACGCGACGTGATTCTCGACCTGAAACAGTACCGCGAGGACTTGGACGCCGGGCGGACCGAGGAGAAGGACATCATCGCCGACGGCGGTGCCTCGGTCATCAACAGCGAGACGATGGAGTCGTGCATGTCCTGCATGGCCTGTATGGACGCCTGTCCGGTCGAAATCGAACACGTCGAGCAGTTCACGCAGATGAACCGCCGACTCACCGAGTCGGGCCAGATGGACCCCAACGTCCAAGACACGATGATGAACGTGTTCCAGAACGGCAACACGTTCGGCGAACCCCAGCGCAAGCGCCCCGACTGGGCCGACGAACTCGACTTCGAGATTCCCGACGCCCGCGAGCAGTCCGTCGAGTACCTCTGGTACGTCGGCGACTACCCGAGTTTCGACGAGCGCAACCGGAAGGTCGCTCGCTCGTTGGCGACCATCCTCGAAGAGTCCGGCGTCGAGTACGGCATCCTCTACGACGACGAACAGGCCGACGGCAACGACGTGCGTCGGGTCGGCGAGGAAGGACTCTACGAGATGCTCGTGGAGGACAACGCCGCGGCAATCGGCGACTGCGACTACGACAAAATCGTCTGCACGGACCCCCACAGCTACAACACCTTCAAGAACGAGTATCCGGAGTTCGAGGAGTGTGAGTGGAGCGAGGACGACGTGTTCCACTACACACAGGTGGTCGAAAACCTGTTCCGCGAGTTGGGACTCTCCGGGTCCGAACTCGACTACACCGTCACCTACCACGACCCGTGTCACCTCGGGCGGTACAACGACGAGTACGAGGCACCCCGCGAAATCGTGAGAGCGACCGGGTGTGAGTTGGACGAGATGCCGCGCAACCGCGACGACTCGTTCTGTTGCGGCGGCGGCGGTGGCGGCCTCTGGATGGACTTCGAGGAAGACCCCAAGCCGAGCGAGGAACGCCTCCGAGAAGCCCTGAACGACACCGATTCGGGAAGCCGCGTCGAGAAGTTCGTCGTCGCGTGCCCGATGTGCATGACGATGTACGAGGACGGCCGCAAGACCGGCGGCTACGAGGACGACATCGAAATCGTGGACGTGTCGGAGTTGCTGGTCGAAGCGATTGGACAGAAAGAGCGCGTGGAAGTCGCGGCGGACTG